The following are from one region of the Carcharodon carcharias isolate sCarCar2 chromosome 27, sCarCar2.pri, whole genome shotgun sequence genome:
- the LOC121270418 gene encoding gastrula zinc finger protein XlCGF8.2DB-like — MEGESTIHSGEKSYMCPVCGRGFNRSSGLSRHQRSHIGEKPWKCGDCGKGFRFPSELEEHRRSHTGERPFTCSTCGKGFTLSSNLLSHQRVHSKERPFKCPDCGKCFKSSCELMSHQRVHTDERPFRCSQCGTGFRRSSQLTVHQRIHTGERPFTCTECGKGFTQSSHLLTHQRVHTGEKPFTCPQCEKGFTQLSSLLTHQQIHTGERPFICPQCGKRFTQSSNLLAHQRIHTGERPFTCPQCGKAFIHSSHLLTHQRIHTGERPFTCPHCGKGFTTSSKLLAHQRIHTGERPFTCPQCGKGFTTSSNLLTHQRVHK; from the coding sequence atggaaggagaAAGTACCATTCACAGTGGAGAGAAATCGTACATGTGTcctgtgtgtggacgaggcttcaaccGATCATCTGGCTTGTCAAGACACCAGCGCAGCCACATcggggagaaaccatggaaatgtggggactgtgggaagggattcagattccCATCAGAGCTGGAAGAGCATcggcgcagtcacactggggagaggccgttcacttgctcaacgtgtgggaagggatttactcttTCAAGCAACCTGCTGagccaccagcgagttcacagtaaAGAGAGACCTTTCaaatgcccagactgtgggaagtgctttAAAAGTTCCTGCGagctgatgtcccatcaacgtgttcacactgacgagagaccgttcaggtgctctcagtgcgggactgggttcaggcgatcatctcaactcactgtacaccagcgaattcacactggggagaggccgttcacctgcactgagtgtgggaagggattcactcagtcatctcacctgctgacacaccagcgagttcacactggggagaagccattcacctgcccccaatgtgagaagggattcactcagttatctagcttgctgacacaccagcaaattcacactggggagaggccattcatctgccctcagtgtgggaagagattcactcagtcatccaacctgctggcacaccaacgaattcacactggggagaggccgttcacctgccccCAGTGTGGGAAGGCATTTATTcattcatcccacctgctgacacaccaacgaattcacactggggagagaccattcacctgcccccattgtgggaagggattcactacctCATCCAAGCTGCTGGCACACcaacgaattcacactggggagagaccattcacctgcccccagtgtgggaagggattcactacctcatccaacctgctgacacaccagcgagttcacaaatAA